ATAAAAAGTTTTACAGTTTGTAGTCTGGGTGAAGGCACAGCTGGAACTCGGGCTACACAGCAACAGTCTACATGGATAATTAGTAAATAATTATGAGGTATATAGGGATATGAGTGATATTAATACAGTTAACCTGCTAAACCAAATAAAGACAATGTCTGCTAAGGCCGAGGGTGGGATTATTGAAGCGGAGAGTAACCCGCCTTTTGGTACAGTATTTCAAAATGCCTTAAATCAAGTCAACGATTTAAACCAAACTGCAGATGGGTTAAAAACTCGCTTTGAAATGGGTGATCCTAATGTCAGTTTGGGGGATGTAATGATAGCAACCCAAAAGTCCAACTTGGGGCTTGAGGCTACTGTTCGAGTTCGTAACAAAGTGGTGCAAGCATATCAAGACATAATGAATATGCCAGTATAATTAGGAGCTTGATATGGCATTGGCTGATAGTGCATCAACGGTAGCAGCAAAATTTGCAAATCTATCTATTGCCCGACAAATTGGTTTATTAGTAGGTATTGCTGCAAGCATAGCAATTGGTTTAGGGGTAGTGTTATGGTCTCGCGATCCAAATTATGTGCCTTTATACACCCAAATGAATGCGCGTGATGCAGCTGAGGTGGTATCTGCACTGGAACGCAATGGTATTGATTTTAAGATTGACGGAAACAACAGTATGGTTATGGTTGCAGCAGATAACCTGCAAAATGTGCGTCTTAAATTGGCAATGGAAGGATTACCTCGAGAGCCGGTAGGTTCAGAAGAGCTTTTTTCAAGTTCAAACGCGTTTAATAGCAGCCAATTTATGGAAAATGCACGTTATAAACAAGCCTTGGAAGCAGAGTTGGCACGTACTATAAGTAAATTTAATGACATTAAATCAGCCCGAGTCCATCTCGCAATTCCACGTGAGTCTGCTTTTGTCCGTGATGCTCATGAACCCAGTGCTTCTGTATTTCTTGATGTTTATTCTGGCTTGGAGCTTAAAAAACATACAATTGCCGCTATTGTGAATTTAGTTGCATCCAGTATCCCCAATTTATCTGCTAGTCGGGTTACCGTGGTTGATCAAGATGGGCAGTTATTGAATGAAGGCGGTGGACAAACTCTTTTTTCAGATACCGAGCGCTTTTTAGATTACAGACAAAATTTGGAACATCAATATGCGCAAAAGATTCAAGATATTCTAACGCCAATACTGGGTTATGGTCGTGTTAGAGCAAAAGTTTCTGCTGATGTCGACTTTACTAGTTACGAGCAAACACAAGAATTGTTTAATCCCGAACAGCCTTCTTTACGTAGTGAGCAGACTATGGAAGAAAAGCGTAGTTCCTCAAATGATGCGGTAGGTGTCCCAGGGACTTTATCGAATATACCGCAAAATAATCCAGCTCTTGCTCCCAAGAATGCGTCCCCTAAAAATGGACCACCACAAGCGCAAGCAGCATCTGATTCAAATCAATCCACTGATTTACGTACGCAAAGTACCAAAAATTTCGAGTTGGATAAAACAGTGAGTCATACTAAAAATCAGCCAGGAACAATTAAACGACTCTCTGTAGCCGTTTTGGTTGACAATCGAGCAGTCATGGATGAAAAGACTAAAAAGATGACGAAAACACCTTTGACCGCAAAGGAAATAAATCAAATTAAATTACTGGTTGCTGATGCAATTGGGTTAAATGCTCAACGTGGGGACAGTTTGAATGTAATCAATTCTGATTTTGTTAAACCCGATCCCATAGCAGCTATTCCTGAGGAGCGTTTTTGGCAGAAAGAGATTTTCTGGTCCATAGTGAAGCAAGCGGCAGCAGCTGTATTTGTTTTAGCACTAATTTTTGGTGTGTTAAGACCCATGCTGAAGACATTAGCAAGTAACCGAAACGTTGTGAGTGTTGCGAGTGATGAACAGCCTATAGGTGATTTAACCTATGATGGGACAATCTCAATCAAAGATGCAAATGATTATGAATCACAATTAAATTTATTACGTCAAGTTGTTGATAAGGAACCCAAACGGGTAGCACAGGTTGTTAAAAATTGGGTTGATCGGGGGTAGTTATGGATGGAATAGAGCGTGCAGCCATTTTGTTATTAAGTATGGGTGAAAAAAATGCTGCAGAAGTATTAAGACACCTAGAGCCGAGGCAAGTACAAAAGGTTGGTGTCGCAATGACGACACTCAGTAATGTGACTAAGGCTAAAATGGAAAATGTTTTGGTCGAATTTACCAGTGCGATTGGGGAACAGACAAGCTTAACAGTAGATACAGAGCATTATTTACGTACAGTACTCATTGAGGCATTGGGATTAGAAAAAGCGACTCCATTTATCGATCGAATACTTGTATCTGATAAAGACAGTGGACTTAATCGCTTAAAGTGGTTGGATGGCCGGTTAATTGCTGATGTGATTCGTAACGAACACCCGCAGATTATAGCAACCATATTGATTCACTTAGATAGTGAACAAGCAGCTGAAGTAGTACGCTATTTTAGTGTGGAAAAAAGATCAGAAGTTTTATTACGCATGTGCAATATCGATACGGTTAAGCCCGAGGCTATCTCAGAGCTAGGACAAGTCATTGAAAAGCAACTCAGCGGTCAAAAGATCAGTAAAACTGCCTCGGTAGGAGGCATTAAGAGTGTTGCGGATGTGATCAACTATTTCGATGGTGCAATGGAAGAAGAAGTGCTTAATAAAATTAAAGATTGGGACGAGGAGCTTAGCGAAAAAATCCGCGATAAAATGTTCGTATTTGAGAATTTGGTCGATATGGATGATCGAAGTATGCAAACTTTATTGCGTGATGTGACCCCTGAACAATTAAAATTGGCTTTAAAAGGGACTACTGAACTCACTAAAGAAAAAATATTTTCTAATATGTCCAAACGTGCTGCTGACTTATTGCGTGAAGACATTGAGTTACA
This sequence is a window from Legionella cherrii. Protein-coding genes within it:
- the fliE gene encoding flagellar hook-basal body complex protein FliE, with the protein product MSDINTVNLLNQIKTMSAKAEGGIIEAESNPPFGTVFQNALNQVNDLNQTADGLKTRFEMGDPNVSLGDVMIATQKSNLGLEATVRVRNKVVQAYQDIMNMPV
- the fliF gene encoding flagellar basal-body MS-ring/collar protein FliF is translated as MALADSASTVAAKFANLSIARQIGLLVGIAASIAIGLGVVLWSRDPNYVPLYTQMNARDAAEVVSALERNGIDFKIDGNNSMVMVAADNLQNVRLKLAMEGLPREPVGSEELFSSSNAFNSSQFMENARYKQALEAELARTISKFNDIKSARVHLAIPRESAFVRDAHEPSASVFLDVYSGLELKKHTIAAIVNLVASSIPNLSASRVTVVDQDGQLLNEGGGQTLFSDTERFLDYRQNLEHQYAQKIQDILTPILGYGRVRAKVSADVDFTSYEQTQELFNPEQPSLRSEQTMEEKRSSSNDAVGVPGTLSNIPQNNPALAPKNASPKNGPPQAQAASDSNQSTDLRTQSTKNFELDKTVSHTKNQPGTIKRLSVAVLVDNRAVMDEKTKKMTKTPLTAKEINQIKLLVADAIGLNAQRGDSLNVINSDFVKPDPIAAIPEERFWQKEIFWSIVKQAAAAVFVLALIFGVLRPMLKTLASNRNVVSVASDEQPIGDLTYDGTISIKDANDYESQLNLLRQVVDKEPKRVAQVVKNWVDRG
- the fliG gene encoding flagellar motor switch protein FliG, yielding MDGIERAAILLLSMGEKNAAEVLRHLEPRQVQKVGVAMTTLSNVTKAKMENVLVEFTSAIGEQTSLTVDTEHYLRTVLIEALGLEKATPFIDRILVSDKDSGLNRLKWLDGRLIADVIRNEHPQIIATILIHLDSEQAAEVVRYFSVEKRSEVLLRMCNIDTVKPEAISELGQVIEKQLSGQKISKTASVGGIKSVADVINYFDGAMEEEVLNKIKDWDEELSEKIRDKMFVFENLVDMDDRSMQTLLRDVTPEQLKLALKGTTELTKEKIFSNMSKRAADLLREDIELQGPVKVVDVERAQRDILAIAKSLSEEGKIALGSKGGDEMI